Proteins co-encoded in one Malus domestica chromosome 09, GDT2T_hap1 genomic window:
- the LOC114827158 gene encoding uncharacterized protein, protein MEKPNQDVKLKKDEADWVEDEVKCRGKWKKNEKKMERRCKERGKGRNGRMKKKRKKKVKGRKKESGREERNEKNKGGEWKGSGRDEGNQGKKGYRQRNQGHKKLEKSDH, encoded by the coding sequence ATGGAGAAGCCAAACCAGGATGTGAAGTTGAAGAAGGATGAGGCTGATTGGGTGGAAGATGAAGTGAAGTGTCGAGGAAagtggaagaaaaatgagaaaaagatggaaagaagatgcAAAGAAAGGGGAAAAGGAAGAAACGgcagaatgaaaaaaaaaaggaaaaaaaaagtaaaaggaaggaagaaggaaagtGGAAGGgaggagagaaatgagaaaaataaaggGGGGGAGTGGAAAGGAAGTGGAAGGGATGAAGGAAACCAAGGAAAAAAGGGCTACAGACAAAGAAATCAGGGGCACAAGAAGTTAGAAAAAAGTGATCATTAA
- the LOC103400595 gene encoding uncharacterized protein isoform X2, with protein sequence MIECQWQLWHPATVYPAAPEKLIGFGGHVSNPLTSSLSPHTSLSCTKFKSTSFLCSSKHCFKCFCDKTESTHEPSSQGFSALAADASWDYGTVWSTTAFYMFSLHIPLSFGWLSVVAHLLHEPVPDPQTEAISLLGAQTLELIAALLLLQSTAKPQYKFVNFFKANKLSKERSWLLASVVGFGFLFMLVFLTSFLADRVVGPKDINNPVLKEILLSSNISQAACVLVYCFITPVLEETVYRGFLLASMLSTTKWQSAVLISSAIFSAAHLSVFSQQDWIRTHKEDVVQEEHSCFLNTILLVFFLIL encoded by the exons ATGATAGAATGTCAGTGGCAACTGTGGCATCCTGCAACTGTATACCCTGCAGCACCTGAAAAACTCATTGGATTTGGAGGACATGTTTCCAATCCCCTaacttcctctctttctccccATACTTCTCTCTCTTGCACCAAGTTCAAATCCACCAGCTTCTTATGCAGTTCCAAACATTGTTTCAAGTGCTTTTGTGACAAAACTGAAAGCACCCATGAACCCTCTTCCCAG GGGTTTTCGGCACTGGCAGCAGATGCTTCATGGGACTATGGAACTGTGTGGAGCACTACGGCTTTCTATATGTTCAGTTTGCACATCCCTCTGAGTTTTGGATGGTTGTCTGTGGTTGCCCATCTGTTGCATGAACCTGTACCTGATCCGCAGACAGAG GCAATATCATTGCTTGGAGCTCAAACTCTAGAGCTCATTGCAGCTCTGCTGCTTCTGCAGAGTACTGCCAAGCCACAATATAAGTTTGTGAATTTCTTCAAAGCTAACAAACTATCAAAAGAGAGGAGCTGGCTGTTGGCATCTGTCGTAGGATTTGGGTTTCTGTTCATGTTGGTTTTCCTAACTTCCTTCCTTGCTGATAGAGTTGTTGGCCCCAAG GATATAAACAACCCCGTTCTGAAGGAAATCTTGTTGAGCAGCAACATCTCACAAGCTGCCTGTGTCCTCGTATACTGCTTTATCACTCCCGTGCTGGAAGAAACTGTTTACAGAGGATTTTTATTGGCGTCAATGTTGTCCACTACGAAATGGCAGTCAGCAGTTTTGATAAGCTCAGCTATTTTTAGTGCAGCACACTTATCTG TATTTTCCCAACAAGATTGGATTCGCACTCACAAAGAAGATGTTGTACAAGAGGAGCATTCTTGCTTTCTAAACACGATACTATTagtgtttttcttaattttgtaa
- the LOC103400595 gene encoding uncharacterized protein isoform X3 has protein sequence MIECQWQLWHPATVYPAAPEKLIGFGGHVSNPLTSSLSPHTSLSCTKFKSTSFLCSSKHCFKCFCDKTESTHEPSSQGFSALAADASWDYGTVWSTTAFYMFSLHIPLSFGWLSVVAHLLHEPVPDPQTEAISLLGAQTLELIAALLLLQSTAKPQYKFVNFFKANKLSKERSWLLASVVGFGFLFMLVFLTSFLADRVVGPKDINNPVLKEILLSSNISQAACVLVYCFITPVLEETVYRGFLLASMLSTTKWQSAVLISSAIFSAAHLSVSRT, from the exons ATGATAGAATGTCAGTGGCAACTGTGGCATCCTGCAACTGTATACCCTGCAGCACCTGAAAAACTCATTGGATTTGGAGGACATGTTTCCAATCCCCTaacttcctctctttctccccATACTTCTCTCTCTTGCACCAAGTTCAAATCCACCAGCTTCTTATGCAGTTCCAAACATTGTTTCAAGTGCTTTTGTGACAAAACTGAAAGCACCCATGAACCCTCTTCCCAG GGGTTTTCGGCACTGGCAGCAGATGCTTCATGGGACTATGGAACTGTGTGGAGCACTACGGCTTTCTATATGTTCAGTTTGCACATCCCTCTGAGTTTTGGATGGTTGTCTGTGGTTGCCCATCTGTTGCATGAACCTGTACCTGATCCGCAGACAGAG GCAATATCATTGCTTGGAGCTCAAACTCTAGAGCTCATTGCAGCTCTGCTGCTTCTGCAGAGTACTGCCAAGCCACAATATAAGTTTGTGAATTTCTTCAAAGCTAACAAACTATCAAAAGAGAGGAGCTGGCTGTTGGCATCTGTCGTAGGATTTGGGTTTCTGTTCATGTTGGTTTTCCTAACTTCCTTCCTTGCTGATAGAGTTGTTGGCCCCAAG GATATAAACAACCCCGTTCTGAAGGAAATCTTGTTGAGCAGCAACATCTCACAAGCTGCCTGTGTCCTCGTATACTGCTTTATCACTCCCGTGCTGGAAGAAACTGTTTACAGAGGATTTTTATTGGCGTCAATGTTGTCCACTACGAAATGGCAGTCAGCAGTTTTGATAAGCTCAGCTATTTTTAGTGCAGCACACTTATCTG TTTCAAGAACATAA
- the LOC103400595 gene encoding uncharacterized protein isoform X1, with translation MIECQWQLWHPATVYPAAPEKLIGFGGHVSNPLTSSLSPHTSLSCTKFKSTSFLCSSKHCFKCFCDKTESTHEPSSQGFSALAADASWDYGTVWSTTAFYMFSLHIPLSFGWLSVVAHLLHEPVPDPQTEAISLLGAQTLELIAALLLLQSTAKPQYKFVNFFKANKLSKERSWLLASVVGFGFLFMLVFLTSFLADRVVGPKDINNPVLKEILLSSNISQAACVLVYCFITPVLEETVYRGFLLASMLSTTKWQSAVLISSAIFSAAHLSGENFLQLFIIGCVLGCSYCWTGNLSSPILIHSLYNAMTLMITFLS, from the exons ATGATAGAATGTCAGTGGCAACTGTGGCATCCTGCAACTGTATACCCTGCAGCACCTGAAAAACTCATTGGATTTGGAGGACATGTTTCCAATCCCCTaacttcctctctttctccccATACTTCTCTCTCTTGCACCAAGTTCAAATCCACCAGCTTCTTATGCAGTTCCAAACATTGTTTCAAGTGCTTTTGTGACAAAACTGAAAGCACCCATGAACCCTCTTCCCAG GGGTTTTCGGCACTGGCAGCAGATGCTTCATGGGACTATGGAACTGTGTGGAGCACTACGGCTTTCTATATGTTCAGTTTGCACATCCCTCTGAGTTTTGGATGGTTGTCTGTGGTTGCCCATCTGTTGCATGAACCTGTACCTGATCCGCAGACAGAG GCAATATCATTGCTTGGAGCTCAAACTCTAGAGCTCATTGCAGCTCTGCTGCTTCTGCAGAGTACTGCCAAGCCACAATATAAGTTTGTGAATTTCTTCAAAGCTAACAAACTATCAAAAGAGAGGAGCTGGCTGTTGGCATCTGTCGTAGGATTTGGGTTTCTGTTCATGTTGGTTTTCCTAACTTCCTTCCTTGCTGATAGAGTTGTTGGCCCCAAG GATATAAACAACCCCGTTCTGAAGGAAATCTTGTTGAGCAGCAACATCTCACAAGCTGCCTGTGTCCTCGTATACTGCTTTATCACTCCCGTGCTGGAAGAAACTGTTTACAGAGGATTTTTATTGGCGTCAATGTTGTCCACTACGAAATGGCAGTCAGCAGTTTTGATAAGCTCAGCTATTTTTAGTGCAGCACACTTATCTGGTGAGAACTTCTTACAGTTGTTCATCATTGGATGTGTACTTGGATGCTCCTATTGTTGGACTGGAAACTTGAGCTCTCCCATTTTAATACACTCTCTGTACAATGCCATGACCTTAATGATAACATTCTTGTCCTGA
- the LOC139187900 gene encoding uncharacterized protein, with protein MSQDIYFERPLFGGAITSTFHLRFEDVSNSRQVPDHQEALVDPAQDESLIFELLELKHEVDDNGSANWFLQDLATEQDADGSMVIEQSGVIEAPRLYYRNTPAVVMNGGSSANARKVCTLELFSAKRLEDLKPIRKDKVTAMVESIFNHYTKLDETPP; from the coding sequence ATGTCCCAAGATATTTACTTTGAGCGCCCCTTGTTCGGCGGCGCCATCACTAGCACCTTCCATCTCAGATTCGAGGATGTGAGTAACAGTCGGCAAGTTCCCGATCACCAGGAGGCTTTGGTGGACCCTGCCCAAGACGAAAGCTTGATCTTTGAGCTTTTGGAATTGAAGCATGAAGTCGACGACAATGGAAGCGCCAACTGGTTTCTTCAAGACCTTGCCACTGAGCAAGATGCTGACGGGAGCATGGTGATCGAGCAGTCTGGCGTAATTGAGGCCCCCAGATTGTATTATAGAAACACACCTGCTGTTGTTATGAATGGAGGCTCTAGTGCGAATGCCAGGAAGGTGTGCACCCTTGAGCTTTTCTCTGCAAAAAGGCTTGAGGATCTCAAACCCATTAGAAAAGATAAAGTCACTGCTATGGTCGAGTCCATCTTCAACCACTACACCAAACTTGATGAAACGCCACCATGA
- the LOC103415790 gene encoding pentatricopeptide repeat-containing protein At4g21300-like — MGFGIDIFVGSSLIQLYVDNGGIQDAWHLFVKMPAKDCVLWNVMLHGYVKIGESNNSVRMFLEMRSSEVKPNAVTFAYILSICASKAMISFGTQLHGLVVACGLESDSPAANTLLAMYSKCQYFSDACKLFDMMPRTDLVTWNGMISGYTQSGLMLEASRLFQDMISTSVKPDSITFASFLPSVAEQGNMKQGKEIHGYIVRHCVPLDMFLQSALIDVYFKCRNVEMAFKIFNQSTRTDVVMCTTMISGFVLNGMNSDASEIFRWLLKQKMRPNSLTVASVLPACAGLATLKFGKEVHGNILKHGFDGMCYVGSALIDMYAKSGRLDLAHRVLQRLTERDVVCWNSMITSYSQNGKPEEALDLFRQMGMEDVKYDRVSISAGQSACANLPAFHYGKEIHSFMIRNTFSSDLFAESALIDMNAKCGNLDLARRVFDMMEEKNEVSWNSIISAYGNHGRLKESLVLFHKMLGNGILPDHVTFLGILFACGHAGAVDDGILYFRSMIEEYRILARLEHYACMVDLLGRAGHLHEALETIKNMPFSPDTGVWGTMLGACRLHGNVKLVEEVSRYLFELAPQSSGYYILLSNILADAGKWGSVLKVRTLMKNREVQKVPRYSWIEVKNNTHMFVAADGSHPESAQIYSLLNSLLQ; from the coding sequence ATGGGTTTTGGAATTGATATATTTGTGGGCAGTTCTTTGATTCAACTGTATGTGGACAATGGCGGTATCCAGGATGCATGGCACTTGTTTGTTAAAATGCCAGCCAAAGATTGTGTTTTATGGAATGTTATGCTTCATGGCTATGTTAAAATTGGAGAATCAAATAATTCTGTTAGAATGTTCTTGGAAATGAGAAGTAGTGAAGTTAAGCCAAATGCAGTGACATTCGCTTACATTTTGTCTATTTGTGCTTCAAAAGCTATGATTAGTTTTGGTACTCAACTTCATGGGCTCGTTGTTGCTTGTGGGTTGGAGTCGGATTCTCCAGCGGCTAATACATTGTTGGCAATGTATTCTAAATGCCAGTACTTCTCTGATGCCTGCAAGTTGTTTGATATGATGCCTCGAACTGATTTAGTGACATGGAATGGAATGATATCTGGTTATACACAGAGTGGGCTCATGCTTGAGGCTTCACGTTTGTTTCAGGACATGATATCTACAAGTGTCAAACCTGATTCAATCACATTTGCAAGTTTTTTACCTTCTGTTGCTGAACAAGGTAACATGAAGCAGGGTAAGGAAATTCATGGTTACATTGTAAGGCACTGTGTGCCCTTGGATATGTTTTTGCAAAGTGCACTTATTGATGTATACTTCAAGTGTCGGAATGTGGAGATggcattcaaaatttttaaccaGAGTACCAGAACGGATGTTGTCATGTGCACAACTATGATTTCAGGGTTTGTTCTCAATGGGATGAATAGTGATGCATCGGAAATTTTTAGATGGTTACTTAAACAGAAAATGAGACCAAATTCTCTAACAGTAGCAAGTGTTTTACCAGCTTGTGCTGGTTTGGCTACTCTGAAATTCGGAAAGGAAGTGCATGGTAACATCCTCAAGCATGGGTTTGATGGGATGTGTTATGTGGGTAGTGCCCTTATAGACATGTATGCAAAATCTGGAAGACTCGATCTTGCTCATCGTGTTCTTCAAAGACTGACTGAAAGGGATGTTGTTTGTTGGAACTCGATGATAACAAGCTATTCCCAGAATGGCAAACCAGAAGAGGCGTTAGATCTATTTCGTCAAATGGGGATGGAAGATGTCAAATATGACCGTGTAAGCATTTCGGCTGGGCAATCTGCATGTGCAAATTTACCAGCATTTCATTATGGGAAAGAGATCCATAGTTTCATGATTAGAAATACATTTAGCTCTGATCTGTTTGCTGAGAGTGCACTGATAGACATGAATGCCAAATGTGGAAACTTAGATCTTGCTCGCCGTGTGTTTGACATGATGGAAGAGAAGAATGAAGTTTCGTGGAACAGCATCATTTCTGCTTATGGGAACCACGGTCGCCTTAAGGAATCTCTTGTTCTATTTCATAAAATGTTGGGTAATGGGATCTTGCCTGATCATGTCACCTTTCTTGGTATATTATTTGCTTGTGGTCATGCAGGCGCAGTTGATGATGGAATTCTCTACTTCCGTTCCATGATTGAGGAATATAGGATCCTAGCTAGGTTGGAGCATTATGCTTGCATGGTAGATCTGTTAGGGCGTGCTGGACATTTACATGAAGCAttagaaacaataaaaaacatGCCATTCTCCCCAGATACTGGTGTCTGGGGAACAATGCTTGGAGCGTGTCGGCTCCATGGTAATGTTAAGCTTGTAGAAGAGGTATCAAGATATCTTTTTGAATTGGCACCTCAAAGTTCTGGCTATTATATACTCTTATCAAATATACTTGCTGATGCTGGAAAATGGGGGAGTGTGCTTAAGGTTCGAACTCTGATGAAAAACAGAGAAGTTCAAAAGGTTCCTAGGTACAGTTGGATTGAGGTGAAAAACAACACTCATATGTTTGTTGCAGCAGATGGGAGTCACCCAGAGTCTGCTCAGATATATTCATTGCTCAACAGTCTTCTTCAATAA